Proteins from one Leptospira meyeri genomic window:
- a CDS encoding discoidin domain-containing protein codes for MKDHLIRTSHPYSLPIKSVSTSGTFEIKNEEFLSFFEEKEQSSLSSIIFQFDDVVYFNGIELLPGKDGLDFFPDSFRFELSHDGKYWEPILQESSFRKSFKTSAKWLFSLTSARYVKFVSKISRKASNGKNRISFGQLKILITGIQSIQASSELDRLFVKENLFDTRPDYGWSSKKKEEPEEEYLILDMGSVNRIEEMRMLTKNDPSTNFPERFVTYYSEDDITWHQLHEENFFLSEPGTWYKWRFSPVNLRYLKLVFFQEKQPNKKDYVTEVIELELYSSPDKKDYGGPAREPLPYASVLRSGIIRLAVDGEVKEGVVVQANDRRLRDATTEYRGIVELASDGEEKPGVAVQGNDKRLKIATELTHGLVRLSRSGEARPGLVVQSDDERLRSASTDHPGIVELALDGETRPGVVVQGNDSRLRVATKKSVGLVQLADAGEVAVDKVVTGDDPRLRDATTTAKGIVQLASNGGEEPNTVVQGNDKRLKHASTELHGIVQLAHSGETKPGAVVQGNDKRLAKAGFQDAGIVLLANHGEAVPGKVVLSDDPRLSDKRDPKPHTHPYAEKEHDFNSHTGLLKITGEAVATSKGFVPPQANDAIIYGKNTKLGTGVVGVSVGTGVSGFGDSVGIFGISKGQIPKQSAGILGAGTTAPGGRFVSQSDFALIVDGKGIPEIELSGSGKAIYANGESLFEGNLRITKEGGEECIARYFRLDGKDVVTAGDLLVATEEPGVLGRSKHPYSTNVIGVSVANAHVIFGKQEKAVEYVLVALLGMTKIHVDATQVPIYPGDLLVSGLSSGHAVKADPAKLKPGMLVAKAIEACKRDKGSILCMLTFS; via the coding sequence ATGAAAGATCATTTAATTCGCACAAGCCACCCCTACTCTTTGCCCATCAAATCAGTGTCCACTTCTGGAACCTTTGAAATTAAAAACGAAGAATTTTTATCCTTTTTCGAAGAAAAAGAACAGTCTTCTCTTTCCTCCATTATCTTCCAATTTGATGATGTTGTGTATTTTAACGGGATCGAACTTCTGCCAGGCAAAGATGGGTTGGATTTTTTCCCCGACTCTTTCCGGTTTGAATTATCACACGATGGAAAGTATTGGGAGCCTATTCTACAAGAATCTTCTTTTCGTAAATCCTTCAAAACTTCTGCCAAATGGTTGTTTTCTCTCACTAGCGCTCGTTATGTGAAGTTTGTATCAAAAATATCAAGAAAGGCAAGTAACGGGAAAAATCGGATCAGTTTTGGGCAATTGAAAATTCTCATCACTGGAATTCAGTCTATCCAAGCGAGTTCGGAATTGGATCGTTTGTTTGTAAAAGAAAATCTTTTTGATACAAGACCTGATTATGGTTGGTCTTCTAAAAAAAAGGAAGAACCAGAAGAAGAGTATCTAATTTTGGATATGGGTTCTGTGAATCGTATTGAAGAGATGCGGATGCTCACAAAAAATGATCCATCCACAAACTTTCCGGAACGTTTTGTTACTTATTATAGTGAAGATGATATCACTTGGCACCAGCTACACGAAGAAAATTTCTTTTTGTCGGAACCGGGGACATGGTATAAATGGAGATTTTCTCCTGTTAACTTAAGATATTTGAAATTAGTTTTTTTCCAAGAAAAACAGCCAAATAAAAAAGATTATGTAACGGAAGTCATTGAACTCGAATTGTATTCTAGTCCAGATAAAAAAGATTACGGTGGACCTGCCAGAGAGCCCCTACCTTATGCATCCGTTCTTCGTTCGGGTATCATCCGATTGGCGGTTGATGGAGAAGTAAAAGAAGGTGTTGTAGTCCAAGCGAACGATAGACGACTACGTGATGCAACTACCGAATATCGTGGGATTGTGGAATTAGCTTCTGATGGAGAAGAAAAACCTGGCGTAGCTGTTCAAGGGAATGATAAACGCCTAAAAATTGCCACTGAACTCACTCATGGATTGGTGCGATTGTCTAGAAGTGGAGAAGCAAGGCCCGGGCTTGTGGTTCAGTCAGATGATGAACGATTGCGGAGTGCCTCTACAGATCATCCAGGTATCGTGGAACTCGCATTAGATGGAGAAACTCGGCCAGGAGTTGTTGTCCAAGGAAATGATTCTCGATTGCGAGTAGCTACGAAAAAATCGGTAGGGTTAGTCCAGCTAGCCGATGCGGGTGAAGTTGCTGTCGATAAAGTGGTTACTGGTGATGACCCTCGATTGAGAGATGCCACTACAACTGCAAAGGGGATTGTGCAACTCGCATCAAACGGTGGGGAAGAACCCAATACCGTAGTGCAAGGGAATGACAAACGTTTGAAACATGCCAGTACCGAACTTCATGGAATTGTGCAACTTGCTCATTCTGGTGAAACCAAACCGGGTGCCGTAGTGCAAGGGAATGACAAACGTTTGGCGAAGGCAGGGTTCCAAGATGCAGGAATTGTCCTTCTTGCTAACCATGGCGAGGCAGTTCCTGGTAAGGTGGTGCTTTCGGATGATCCTCGTTTGTCAGATAAAAGGGATCCGAAACCACATACACATCCTTACGCAGAAAAAGAACATGATTTTAATTCTCATACTGGTTTATTGAAAATTACAGGGGAAGCAGTAGCTACTTCAAAGGGTTTTGTCCCTCCTCAGGCAAACGATGCGATCATCTATGGAAAAAATACCAAACTGGGAACAGGTGTTGTTGGTGTTTCCGTTGGAACAGGTGTATCTGGGTTTGGGGATTCTGTTGGCATATTTGGGATTTCCAAAGGACAAATACCTAAACAATCTGCAGGGATTTTAGGTGCCGGTACTACGGCACCAGGTGGACGATTTGTATCACAATCCGATTTTGCATTGATTGTTGATGGAAAAGGAATTCCTGAAATTGAACTTTCTGGTTCAGGAAAGGCAATTTATGCGAATGGAGAGTCATTGTTTGAAGGGAATCTTCGCATCACAAAAGAAGGTGGTGAGGAATGTATTGCCAGATATTTCCGTTTGGACGGTAAAGATGTGGTGACAGCAGGAGATCTCTTGGTTGCAACCGAAGAACCTGGTGTTTTAGGAAGATCTAAACACCCCTACTCCACCAATGTCATTGGTGTTTCTGTGGCCAATGCCCATGTCATTTTTGGAAAACAAGAAAAAGCGGTGGAGTATGTACTTGTCGCTTTGCTTGGAATGACTAAGATCCATGTGGATGCAACACAAGTGCCAATTTATCCAGGGGATCTTTTGGTTTCAGGACTATCTTCTGGTCATGCTGTCAAAGCAGACCCGGCAAAATTAAAGCCGGGCATGTTGGTGGCAAAAGCCATTGAAGCCTGTAAAAGAGACAAAGGAAGTATCCTTTGTATGTTAACTTTCTCCTAA
- a CDS encoding 1,4-dihydroxy-6-naphthoate synthase has protein sequence MISLAYSPCPNDTFLFYHLIRNTNYPVKEELYDVENLNEFAFQGKFPVTKLSFAAYFHIIEKYILLETGSALGRGCGPILVRKKNSKTDLNDYKQLYIPGMLTTANLLLSLYTNGTQKPTALRYDEIIPKVLSEEGSLGVIIHEERFTYEERGLEKVVDLGEWWEESTGYPIPLGAIAIRRDIPRDISLQFQSNLRESLKAAYLEPKEMMDYIRSNSQNKDDAVIKSHINLYVNDFTKNLGNEGHGAVEYLLKRAIEAGFIKKPTSQALFLGES, from the coding sequence ATGATCTCTCTAGCGTATTCACCTTGTCCAAACGATACATTCCTTTTTTACCATTTGATCCGAAACACAAATTATCCAGTAAAAGAAGAGTTATATGATGTGGAAAACTTAAACGAGTTTGCCTTCCAAGGAAAGTTTCCCGTCACAAAACTTTCGTTTGCTGCTTATTTCCATATTATCGAAAAATACATTTTACTAGAAACTGGATCTGCCTTAGGTAGGGGCTGCGGCCCTATCCTTGTGAGAAAAAAAAATTCAAAAACAGACTTAAACGACTATAAACAACTGTATATCCCAGGAATGCTCACTACAGCCAATCTCTTACTATCCCTATATACCAATGGAACACAAAAGCCAACTGCTCTTCGTTACGACGAAATTATTCCGAAGGTATTAAGTGAAGAAGGAAGTCTCGGTGTCATTATCCATGAAGAACGTTTTACCTACGAAGAACGAGGATTGGAAAAAGTAGTCGATCTTGGGGAATGGTGGGAAGAATCAACAGGTTATCCAATTCCTTTAGGTGCAATCGCAATCCGAAGAGACATACCACGTGATATATCCCTTCAATTCCAATCTAATCTTAGAGAGAGTTTAAAAGCGGCCTACTTAGAACCAAAAGAAATGATGGATTACATTCGCTCTAATTCACAAAACAAAGATGATGCGGTGATCAAATCACATATCAATCTATACGTGAATGATTTTACAAAAAATTTAGGAAATGAAGGGCACGGGGCAGTAGAATACCTACTCAAACGAGCCATTGAGGCAGGTTTTATAAAAAAACCCACCTCACAAGCTTTGTTTTTAGGAGAAAGTTAA
- a CDS encoding AZOBR_p60025 family cell surface glycopolymer formation protein, with product MQNGSVKLYQLCFLLVFYILGVGGLILFKTAPYDHSLSALIGIWEGFYEINPNLVDSHFVIYKSGGYDGQFFYLLAKDLFVSSDWDLIVDSYFFRFHRLGLSLLTGAISNLVGFSYYPIITLFILFSTFLISVFCLYSLLPKSKKWYVTFYLFSPFSLNANLLLVADSLFVSFGIIAFYFFKNKKDFLALFFFFMMVITRELGVLFLIPIVYKALVEKRWKQMCIYSIPGFAFLCLVMIDLIHPPNHLGTNPLGFRDMTDFPLFGFFKSFQESGSFQFKLKEFPKILFFISLISITIASAQTLKNNFPEDINILVPIFGSLFVILIAEQGYWRSFDNLSRMFTLILPFSLLLEDSLKNLFLRFFLGISFSLFVFLIIRILWITPTKEFFFSL from the coding sequence TTGCAAAATGGAAGTGTGAAACTCTACCAACTTTGTTTTCTTTTGGTTTTCTACATTTTGGGAGTAGGGGGGCTCATCCTTTTCAAAACAGCTCCCTATGACCACTCCCTGTCTGCTTTGATCGGAATTTGGGAAGGGTTTTACGAAATCAACCCAAACCTGGTCGATTCACATTTTGTAATATACAAATCAGGCGGATATGATGGACAATTTTTCTACCTTCTCGCAAAAGATCTGTTTGTTTCCTCAGATTGGGATCTCATTGTAGACTCTTACTTTTTCCGCTTTCACCGTCTTGGACTTTCTCTTTTAACAGGCGCCATTTCAAATCTAGTCGGGTTTTCTTATTACCCGATCATTACACTTTTCATCCTGTTTTCTACATTCTTAATTTCCGTCTTTTGTTTGTATTCCTTACTGCCAAAATCCAAAAAATGGTATGTAACCTTTTATTTGTTCTCTCCTTTTTCATTAAATGCAAATTTACTTTTAGTTGCAGATTCCCTTTTTGTAAGCTTCGGAATCATTGCATTTTATTTTTTTAAAAACAAAAAAGATTTTTTGGCTTTATTCTTTTTTTTCATGATGGTGATCACCCGAGAATTAGGTGTATTGTTTTTAATACCCATCGTTTACAAAGCTTTGGTAGAAAAAAGATGGAAACAGATGTGTATATATTCCATTCCTGGGTTCGCATTTCTTTGTTTGGTTATGATCGACCTCATCCATCCACCAAATCACTTAGGAACAAACCCACTTGGATTCAGGGATATGACAGACTTTCCTTTGTTCGGATTTTTTAAAAGTTTTCAAGAGAGTGGTTCTTTTCAGTTCAAACTAAAAGAATTTCCAAAAATTCTATTTTTTATCTCACTCATTTCCATCACCATCGCATCTGCCCAAACGCTAAAAAACAATTTTCCGGAGGATATCAATATACTTGTTCCTATTTTCGGAAGTTTGTTTGTTATCCTCATTGCGGAACAAGGTTATTGGAGATCCTTTGATAACTTAAGCCGCATGTTTACACTTATCTTACCTTTTTCATTATTACTTGAAGATAGCTTAAAAAATCTTTTTTTACGTTTTTTCCTAGGTATTTCTTTCAGTTTATTTGTATTTTTAATTATCCGGATCCTCTGGATCACACCCACAAAGGAGTTCTTTTTTAGCTTATGA
- a CDS encoding PAS domain-containing sensor histidine kinase, whose protein sequence is MIQICITSRLSSLPVVVAYKKGYFEEFGVKVTLHVNTHHKAIMPLLDAGRVEAGEVPTIAYLQDSFLKKSKLKRIYKGIYLYHSPLSFYSRFQFKPEDLTRNKAYILPVPHQYSVERLYAEKFLEEYAPKNPVKVRYIDTPGFLEEKEFLKPSCLGLVSDPFSSPFLRNFQDFANTLELPILETKSFFPSTLLAFSGDAVLKTGREISGVLLAVKKAIDLLQNTNQLSNGNLWDDLQLSHFYPHLRVGETKNLLNSNPLIQKGIFSYKGDANTLFPLLKDVYFRLIRRVIQPDAVRSAFDFDEILSALEPKKVFDVRKLSSFQEPTETKLHAPSQINYRKLNAVRHLIVDVNSVVLDILQGNYNSRLNSDETLQLDNRVKVLVNSMLDSFNAKLELQREEITELENLISILEIKLDRSAVDLQYSEEKYRYLFEFSREAIALVDADTGSILEANNQFRSLTGYTRGDITKLSIEDIILGNQVSNQLRFGSDLSSDTMLSLPDAEIMLKDGSKLEVDISFTSILLSPKKRYQVQFRPNSEKKEQERLQHEFISNVSHELRSPMTNIRGYLEFFKSDPSLPFNTEHKNMLEVIDKNAKRLSFLIENLLKLTTSREKDKEDEVVEIFDPVPVIEDVIHMNSHLAKGKPIEWNLSLKKGFFLRGIKFEFSQIITNLYVNALKYTSKGKIGISIRETNGKIEIIVEDTGIGIDPNYKNQIFDRFFRIPSSDNKKIGGTGLGLSIVKSLVDKMSGEIFVESTMGEGSKFTIYFPKVNVSV, encoded by the coding sequence GTGATCCAGATTTGTATAACAAGTCGCCTTAGCTCTCTACCCGTTGTCGTTGCCTATAAAAAGGGATACTTTGAAGAATTCGGCGTCAAAGTTACTCTTCACGTCAATACACATCACAAGGCCATTATGCCATTACTGGACGCCGGTCGAGTGGAAGCAGGCGAGGTCCCAACCATCGCTTACCTACAAGATAGTTTTCTCAAAAAGTCAAAACTCAAACGAATTTATAAAGGAATCTATCTTTATCATTCTCCTTTATCATTTTATTCTCGATTCCAATTTAAACCAGAAGACCTCACAAGAAATAAAGCATATATACTTCCCGTACCACACCAATACTCAGTGGAAAGATTGTATGCAGAAAAATTTCTGGAAGAATATGCCCCAAAAAATCCAGTCAAAGTTCGTTACATTGACACTCCTGGATTTTTAGAAGAAAAAGAATTTTTAAAACCTTCTTGTTTGGGTTTAGTTTCTGATCCATTTTCTAGTCCATTCCTTCGAAACTTTCAAGATTTTGCCAATACCTTGGAACTACCAATCCTAGAAACCAAATCTTTTTTTCCATCCACCTTACTCGCATTTAGTGGAGACGCAGTATTAAAAACTGGACGGGAAATTTCCGGTGTTCTTCTCGCTGTCAAAAAGGCAATCGATCTTTTACAAAACACAAACCAACTCAGTAATGGAAATCTGTGGGATGACCTTCAGCTTTCCCATTTTTATCCACACCTTAGAGTAGGAGAGACTAAAAATCTCCTAAACTCAAACCCTCTCATCCAAAAAGGTATTTTTTCTTACAAAGGCGATGCGAACACACTGTTCCCTCTCCTAAAAGATGTTTATTTTCGACTCATCAGAAGAGTCATCCAACCCGATGCAGTTCGATCCGCATTCGACTTTGATGAAATCCTATCTGCACTAGAACCAAAAAAAGTTTTTGATGTCCGTAAACTCAGCAGTTTTCAAGAACCAACGGAAACAAAACTTCATGCGCCTTCACAGATCAACTATAGAAAACTCAATGCTGTTCGACACCTCATCGTGGATGTTAACTCAGTCGTTTTAGATATCCTACAAGGAAATTATAATTCAAGGCTCAACTCCGACGAAACTTTACAACTAGACAACCGAGTAAAGGTTCTCGTCAACTCAATGTTAGATTCTTTTAACGCCAAGTTAGAACTACAAAGGGAAGAAATTACTGAGCTTGAAAACTTAATCTCAATTTTAGAAATCAAATTAGATAGATCTGCTGTCGATTTGCAATATTCGGAAGAAAAATATAGGTATCTATTCGAATTTTCAAGAGAAGCCATTGCTCTTGTTGATGCCGATACGGGTAGCATTCTTGAAGCAAACAACCAATTTCGATCTCTCACTGGATACACTCGCGGAGACATCACAAAATTAAGTATCGAAGATATTATCCTAGGAAACCAGGTTTCAAACCAATTGCGATTTGGTTCGGACCTTTCTTCTGATACAATGTTATCCTTACCCGATGCTGAAATAATGCTAAAAGATGGAAGTAAATTAGAAGTGGATATCAGCTTCACATCCATCCTTCTGTCCCCAAAAAAACGCTACCAAGTACAATTCCGACCAAATTCAGAAAAAAAAGAACAAGAACGATTACAACACGAATTTATCTCCAACGTAAGCCACGAACTCAGAAGCCCAATGACAAACATTAGAGGATATTTGGAATTTTTTAAATCCGATCCTTCATTGCCATTTAACACCGAACATAAAAACATGTTAGAAGTGATTGATAAAAATGCGAAAAGGCTTAGCTTTTTAATCGAAAATTTACTCAAACTCACCACTTCGAGAGAAAAAGACAAGGAAGACGAAGTCGTCGAAATTTTTGATCCAGTCCCTGTGATCGAAGACGTCATTCATATGAATTCCCACCTTGCGAAAGGGAAACCAATTGAATGGAACTTATCACTCAAAAAAGGATTTTTCCTGCGAGGAATAAAATTTGAATTTTCTCAGATCATTACAAATCTATATGTAAACGCCTTAAAATATACCTCCAAGGGGAAAATCGGAATTTCAATCCGTGAAACCAATGGCAAAATTGAAATCATAGTGGAAGATACAGGAATTGGAATCGACCCAAATTACAAAAATCAAATCTTCGATCGATTTTTTCGAATTCCTTCTTCCGATAACAAAAAAATCGGGGGAACTGGGCTTGGGTTATCCATTGTCAAGTCACTCGTGGACAAAATGTCCGGTGAAATTTTTGTAGAAAGCACAATGGGAGAAGGAAGCAAATTTACAATTTACTTCCCTAAAGTAAACGTCAGCGTTTAG